A genome region from Staphylococcus capitis subsp. capitis includes the following:
- a CDS encoding MFS transporter yields the protein MKNLPEITYILFLATFLERFSYFLIIPFLSIYLAQNYHLSGLEIGLVVSTFAITSLFISFIAAPFIDKIDKKVIIFVGLFLSAMSFLCFPLISKCLFFVIFALVNSIGSSLLSPTYKTILALSTDKMYKEFVFNIRYYLVNISATLAPLVSVQLQFLGVHIICYIIFMAYCINFNAFIYAFYVLKIDLQNKNNTLKVDISRMYTTFRDDRAYSYLIIGLILFVFGYTVMTSILPQYFAIYYKNLNASKLFALLLSVNGITVITCQFFVYVFSKRASIKTAMITGAFLLPVSLFALGIIDDVILKCISMVVFTLGEMLVFTMMDIRIDALSNDNFKGTYYSLAGLQNLGALLAPIIGGVCLDIIQQGWIIFGLLSIITSFSILFFYKSNKIA from the coding sequence TTGAAAAATTTACCTGAAATCACATATATATTATTTTTAGCTACATTTCTTGAAAGATTTAGTTATTTTCTGATTATACCTTTTTTATCTATTTATTTAGCTCAAAATTATCATTTAAGTGGTTTGGAAATAGGTTTGGTAGTTTCGACATTTGCGATTACATCTCTGTTTATAAGTTTTATAGCGGCGCCTTTTATAGACAAAATCGATAAAAAAGTCATTATTTTTGTTGGTTTATTTCTATCGGCAATGAGTTTCCTATGTTTTCCTCTAATCAGTAAATGCCTATTTTTCGTTATATTTGCTTTAGTTAATAGTATTGGAAGTAGTCTTCTTTCGCCGACATATAAAACAATTTTGGCGTTATCCACTGATAAAATGTATAAGGAATTTGTATTTAATATACGCTATTATCTTGTTAACATTTCAGCTACATTAGCTCCATTGGTGTCAGTACAATTACAATTCTTAGGTGTACATATTATTTGTTACATCATTTTTATGGCTTATTGTATTAATTTCAATGCGTTTATATATGCATTTTACGTACTTAAAATAGATTTACAAAATAAAAATAATACTTTGAAAGTTGATATTAGTCGTATGTATACTACATTTCGTGATGATAGAGCATATTCATATTTAATCATTGGATTGATCCTGTTCGTGTTTGGTTATACCGTTATGACTAGCATATTACCCCAATATTTTGCTATATATTATAAAAATCTTAATGCCTCAAAGTTATTTGCGTTGTTACTTTCAGTAAATGGAATTACTGTTATCACATGTCAATTCTTCGTTTATGTCTTTAGCAAACGCGCATCCATTAAAACAGCAATGATTACGGGGGCCTTCTTATTACCTGTGAGTTTATTTGCTCTAGGGATAATTGATGATGTTATCTTAAAATGTATATCCATGGTCGTGTTTACTTTAGGCGAAATGTTGGTTTTTACAATGATGGATATACGTATTGATGCATTATCTAATGATAATTTTAAAGGGACATATTATTCGTTAGCTGGTTTGCAAAACCTGGGAGCTTTGTTAGCGCCAATCATAGGTGGTGTGTGTTTAGACATTATTCAACAAGGTTGGATAATATTCGGATTGTTATCAATCATAACCTCTTTCAGTATATTATTTTTCTATAAAAGTAATAAAATTGCATAA
- a CDS encoding acetyl-CoA carboxylase biotin carboxylase subunit family protein, with the protein MTVIILSSTDGNKTPYDLWFPNAKENIILFCPVEKEHTFISQHFLLIEAFENYMDNVEVETKAIQLSKKYNITNVLSISEFDVVRSARLREILNCPGQLLMSAESYRNKILMKQLLYDSSVNIPKFEKVISKTKVEKFIQQTSYPVVLKPIYGSGSMDVYIIKNQQDIDAFFEKIRNINNYEVE; encoded by the coding sequence ATGACTGTAATTATATTGTCTAGTACCGATGGAAACAAAACGCCTTACGATTTATGGTTTCCGAATGCTAAAGAAAATATTATTCTTTTTTGTCCAGTAGAAAAAGAACATACATTCATTTCACAGCATTTTTTATTAATTGAAGCATTTGAAAATTACATGGATAACGTGGAGGTTGAAACTAAAGCGATACAGCTAAGCAAAAAGTACAATATCACAAATGTATTATCCATATCGGAATTTGACGTTGTACGGAGTGCGCGGTTAAGAGAGATACTAAATTGTCCCGGTCAGTTATTGATGAGTGCGGAATCATATAGAAATAAAATATTGATGAAACAATTACTATATGATTCATCTGTAAATATTCCTAAATTTGAAAAAGTAATTTCTAAAACAAAAGTTGAAAAGTTTATTCAACAAACGAGCTATCCTGTGGTTTTAAAACCAATCTATGGTTCAGGATCCATGGATGTATATATTATTAAGAATCAACAAGATATAGACGCCTTTTTTGAAAAAATTCGAAATATAAATAATTATGAAGTCGAATAA
- a CDS encoding ATP-grasp domain-containing protein — translation METLLFINIRSHKVERVQPIIEAKNLGYRVVLMADKNPKLIGKLVDELIIIDSYDIQKTINTVIEYNKNIKISGVFTWSDKDVELVSFLNKELGLPGINLEIVQNVRNKYFMRQAMSSVKGLCPNFQEVKSLNDLKEAVANIGMPGILKPVGASGSKGIFKIESKAHLEDTFNLLLDSTSPNKDKVYSYYPNQYIYEEYIEGEEFSVEGVVQNKEVFIAGITDKRVTPKFSLEYIAFFPSDKPEKVKDEIKKKTKLAIQSLKIDHCAFHLEGRLTKSGFKVIEIAARPAGGFITSHLIRLSSGHSFIEKIIDVAVGNNVKHSWPDYENGNKKLCFYSIRAPQSGLFKKLQV, via the coding sequence ATGGAAACCTTATTGTTTATAAATATAAGAAGCCATAAGGTAGAAAGAGTTCAACCTATTATAGAAGCTAAAAATTTAGGGTATCGTGTTGTCTTAATGGCAGATAAAAATCCTAAGTTAATCGGAAAATTAGTAGATGAATTAATTATTATAGATTCTTATGATATTCAAAAAACGATTAATACAGTTATTGAATACAACAAAAATATAAAAATTAGTGGTGTTTTTACTTGGTCAGATAAAGATGTAGAGCTTGTGTCATTTTTAAACAAAGAATTGGGTTTGCCTGGTATCAATCTAGAAATAGTACAAAATGTGAGAAATAAATATTTTATGAGACAAGCTATGTCGAGCGTTAAGGGGCTTTGCCCAAATTTTCAAGAGGTTAAAAGCTTGAATGATTTAAAAGAGGCAGTAGCTAATATTGGAATGCCAGGTATATTAAAACCAGTTGGTGCCTCTGGTAGCAAAGGTATTTTTAAAATTGAAAGTAAAGCACATTTGGAAGATACTTTTAATTTATTATTGGATTCTACCTCCCCAAATAAAGATAAGGTTTATAGTTACTACCCTAATCAATATATTTATGAAGAATACATTGAAGGAGAAGAGTTCTCAGTCGAAGGTGTTGTGCAAAATAAAGAAGTATTTATTGCCGGAATTACTGATAAAAGGGTAACACCTAAATTTTCTTTAGAATATATTGCATTTTTCCCTTCTGATAAGCCTGAAAAGGTGAAAGATGAAATTAAAAAGAAAACGAAATTAGCGATTCAAAGTTTAAAAATTGATCACTGTGCATTTCATTTAGAAGGTCGGTTGACGAAATCTGGTTTTAAAGTGATAGAGATTGCAGCGAGACCAGCTGGTGGCTTCATAACGTCGCATCTTATTAGACTCTCTTCGGGTCACTCATTTATCGAAAAAATCATTGATGTTGCTGTTGGAAATAATGTTAAACATAGCTGGCCAGATTATGAAAATGGTAATAAAAAATTATGCTTTTATAGTATACGTGCACCTCAAAGTGGACTGTTCAAAAAATTGCAGGTCTAG
- a CDS encoding ferredoxin: MNYYTYVDRENCISCAACGVAALNLFKYDVEDIAYACLDNNRGCESVPSNEIEHLKNALEGCPTESIKISQHPFNEKGE, encoded by the coding sequence ATGAACTATTATACTTATGTAGATAGAGAAAATTGTATTTCATGTGCTGCCTGTGGAGTAGCTGCTCTTAATTTATTTAAATATGATGTAGAAGATATTGCATATGCGTGCTTAGATAATAACCGCGGATGTGAATCGGTGCCATCTAATGAAATTGAACATTTGAAAAATGCACTTGAGGGATGTCCAACAGAATCAATTAAAATATCGCAACATCCTTTTAATGAAAAGGGTGAGTGA
- the guaA gene encoding glutamine-hydrolyzing GMP synthase yields the protein MEMVKEQELILVLDFGSQYNQLITRRIREMGVYSELHDHEISIEEIKRMNPKGIILSGGPNSVYEEGSFTIDPEIYNLGIPVLGICYGMQLTTKLLGGKVERANEREYGKAIINAKSDELFFGLPSEQTVWMSHSDKVIEIPEGFEVIADSPSTNYAAIEDKSRRIYGVQFHPEVRHTEYGNDLLRNFVRRVCNCTGEWTMENFIEIEIEKIREQVGDRKVLCAMSGGVDSSVVAVLLHKAIGDQLTCIFVDHGLLRKGEGDMVMEQFGEGFDMNIIRVNAQDRFMDKLKGVSDPEQKRKIIGNEFVYVFDDEAAKLTDVDFLAQGTLYTDVIESGTKTAQTIKSHHNVGGLPEDMEFELIEPINTLFKDEVRALGIELGIPEHLVWRQPFPGPGLGIRVLGEITEDKLEIVRESEAILREVVREEGLERDIWQYFTVLPGIQSVGVMGDYRTYDHTVGIRAVTSIDGMTSDFARIDWEVLQKISSRIVNEVDHVNRVVYDITSKPPSTIEWE from the coding sequence ATGGAGATGGTGAAAGAGCAAGAATTAATTCTTGTCTTAGACTTTGGTAGCCAATACAATCAATTAATTACACGACGTATTCGTGAAATGGGCGTCTACAGTGAATTACATGATCATGAAATTTCAATTGAAGAAATCAAACGAATGAATCCTAAAGGAATTATACTCTCGGGTGGTCCTAATTCTGTATATGAAGAAGGTTCATTTACAATTGATCCTGAAATATATAATTTAGGTATCCCTGTATTAGGTATTTGCTACGGAATGCAATTAACGACAAAACTTCTAGGTGGTAAGGTAGAGCGTGCAAACGAGCGTGAATATGGTAAAGCTATTATCAACGCTAAATCTGATGAGTTATTCTTTGGACTACCTTCAGAACAAACTGTATGGATGAGCCACTCTGATAAAGTCATTGAGATTCCTGAAGGGTTTGAAGTGATTGCAGACAGTCCTAGTACAAATTATGCTGCGATTGAAGATAAGTCACGTCGTATTTATGGTGTTCAGTTCCACCCAGAAGTACGTCATACTGAATATGGTAATGACTTATTAAGAAACTTCGTACGTCGCGTTTGTAATTGTACAGGCGAGTGGACAATGGAGAATTTCATTGAAATTGAAATAGAGAAGATTCGTGAACAAGTTGGCGACCGTAAAGTTTTATGTGCTATGAGTGGTGGCGTAGATTCATCAGTTGTAGCAGTGTTGTTACATAAAGCAATCGGCGATCAATTAACTTGTATATTTGTTGACCATGGTTTACTTCGAAAAGGTGAAGGCGATATGGTCATGGAGCAATTCGGTGAAGGCTTTGATATGAATATTATTCGTGTTAATGCGCAAGACCGTTTCATGGACAAGTTAAAAGGCGTGTCTGATCCAGAACAAAAACGTAAAATTATAGGTAATGAGTTTGTTTATGTTTTCGACGATGAAGCGGCTAAATTAACGGATGTAGATTTCTTAGCTCAAGGTACGCTTTATACTGATGTGATTGAGTCTGGTACTAAAACAGCTCAAACAATCAAATCTCACCATAACGTAGGTGGGTTACCTGAAGATATGGAATTTGAGCTTATCGAACCGATTAACACGTTATTTAAAGACGAAGTACGTGCTTTAGGTATTGAATTAGGCATTCCAGAGCACTTAGTTTGGAGACAGCCATTCCCAGGTCCCGGTTTAGGTATTCGTGTACTTGGTGAAATTACTGAAGATAAATTAGAAATTGTACGCGAATCTGAAGCAATTTTACGTGAAGTTGTGCGAGAAGAAGGTCTTGAAAGAGATATCTGGCAATATTTCACAGTTTTACCTGGCATTCAATCGGTAGGTGTGATGGGTGACTATCGTACGTACGATCACACTGTAGGTATTCGTGCAGTGACATCCATAGACGGAATGACAAGTGACTTTGCTCGTATTGATTGGGAAGTCTTACAAAAGATTTCAAGTCGTATTGTAAATGAAGTTGACCACGTAAACCGCGTCGTCTATGACATTACTTCTAAGCCCCCAAGTACAATTGAATGGGAGTAA
- the guaB gene encoding IMP dehydrogenase: MWENKFAKESLTFDDVLLIPAESNVLPSDVDLSVELSDKIKLNIPVISAGMDTVTESKMAIAMARQGGLGVIHKNMGIEEQADEVQKVKRSENGVISNPFFLTPDESVYEAEALMGKYRISGVPIVDNDSDGNLVGIITNRDLRFIEDFSIKISDVMTKEGLITAPVGTTLDEAEAVLQEHKIEKLPLVENGKLKGLITIKDIEKVLEFPHASKDEYGRLLAAAAIGTSKDTEIRAQKLVEAGVDALIIDTAHGHSKGVIDQVKHIKDTYPEVTVVAGNVATAEATRALFEAGADVVKVGIGPGSICTTRVVAGVGVPQITAVYDCATEARKHGKAIIADGGIKFSGDIIKALAAGGHAVMLGSLLAGTEESPGATEVFQGRQYKVYRGMGSLGAMEKGSNDRYFQEDKAPRKFVPEGIEGRTAYKGPLQDTVYQLMGGVRAGMGYTGSKDLKALREEAQFTRMGPAGLAESHPHNVQITKESPNYSF; this comes from the coding sequence ATTCCAGCTGAGTCAAATGTTTTACCAAGTGACGTAGATTTAAGCGTTGAATTATCAGATAAAATTAAATTAAACATTCCAGTAATTTCTGCAGGTATGGATACAGTAACAGAATCAAAAATGGCAATTGCAATGGCACGCCAAGGTGGATTAGGTGTTATTCATAAAAATATGGGCATTGAAGAACAAGCTGATGAAGTACAAAAAGTAAAACGTTCTGAAAATGGTGTCATCTCTAATCCTTTCTTCCTAACTCCTGATGAAAGTGTTTACGAAGCAGAAGCTTTAATGGGTAAATATCGCATTTCAGGTGTTCCAATTGTTGATAACGACTCTGACGGAAATTTAGTAGGCATCATTACTAACCGTGATCTACGTTTTATTGAAGATTTCTCAATTAAAATTTCAGATGTGATGACGAAAGAAGGTTTAATCACAGCTCCAGTAGGTACAACTTTAGATGAAGCAGAAGCAGTTTTACAAGAACACAAAATTGAAAAGCTACCTTTAGTAGAAAATGGTAAATTGAAAGGTTTAATTACAATTAAAGATATTGAAAAAGTACTTGAATTCCCACATGCTTCTAAGGATGAATACGGTAGATTATTAGCAGCAGCTGCTATCGGTACGTCTAAAGATACTGAAATCCGCGCTCAAAAACTTGTTGAAGCGGGTGTCGATGCATTAATCATTGATACAGCTCACGGTCATTCGAAAGGTGTTATCGATCAAGTTAAACACATTAAAGACACGTATCCTGAGGTAACTGTTGTAGCTGGTAACGTTGCCACTGCTGAAGCTACACGTGCGTTATTTGAAGCAGGCGCTGACGTTGTTAAAGTAGGTATTGGACCTGGTTCTATTTGTACGACACGTGTTGTAGCAGGTGTTGGTGTTCCTCAAATTACTGCTGTATATGATTGCGCGACTGAAGCACGTAAACATGGCAAAGCTATTATTGCCGATGGTGGTATTAAATTCTCAGGAGATATTATCAAAGCATTAGCAGCAGGTGGACATGCCGTTATGTTAGGTAGCTTATTAGCTGGTACTGAAGAAAGCCCAGGTGCTACTGAAGTATTCCAAGGAAGACAATATAAAGTTTATCGTGGTATGGGCTCATTAGGTGCTATGGAAAAAGGTTCAAACGACCGTTACTTCCAAGAAGATAAAGCTCCTAGAAAATTTGTTCCAGAAGGTATTGAAGGACGTACAGCATACAAAGGTCCTTTACAAGACACTGTTTATCAACTTATGGGCGGTGTAAGAGCAGGTATGGGTTATACTGGTTCGAAAGACCTTAAAGCTCTACGTGAAGAAGCCCAATTTACTCGCATGGGACCTGCTGGTTTAGCGGAAAGTCACCCTCATAACGTTCAAATTACTAAAGAATCACCAAATTATTCTTTCTAA